The following are from one region of the Pseudomonas putida genome:
- a CDS encoding ABC transporter substrate-binding protein — MLKHAVIPFLLGAGLLSGAPSALAASNLVFCSEGSPAGFDPGQYTTGTDFDASAETVFNRLTQFERGGTAVIPGLATKWEVSDDGKTYTFHLREGVKFHTTDYFKPSRPFNADDVLFTFNRMLDKNHPFRQAYPTEFPYFTDMGMDKNIAKVEKLDEHTVRFTLNEVDAAFIQNLAMSFASIQSAEYADQLLKDGKAADINQKPIGTGPFVFSKYQKDAQIRFKGNKDYWQPDDVKIDNLIFAITTDASVRMQKLKKNECQVTLFPRPADIEPLKKDPKLKMPDQAGFNLGYIAYNVMDKVKGSNEANPLAQLKVRQALDMAVDKKKIIESVYQGAGQLAVNAMPPTQWSYDDSIKDAPFDPEKARQLLKEAGIKEGTEITLWAMPVQRPYNPNAKLMAEMLQSDWAKVGIKAKIVSYEWGEYIKRSKGGEQGAMLIGWSGDNGDPDNWLGTLYGCDAMNGNNFSKWCYKPYDDLIKQAKATPDQAKRTELYQQAQHILKEQVPITPIAHSTVYQPMSAKVKDFKISPFGLNSFYGVSVDK; from the coding sequence ATGCTCAAACACGCAGTCATTCCGTTCCTGCTAGGTGCAGGTTTGCTTTCCGGCGCACCGTCGGCCCTCGCTGCATCGAACCTGGTGTTCTGCTCCGAAGGCAGCCCGGCCGGCTTTGACCCGGGGCAATACACCACAGGAACTGACTTCGACGCCTCGGCCGAGACCGTATTCAACCGCCTGACCCAGTTCGAACGTGGCGGCACTGCAGTCATCCCCGGTCTGGCGACCAAGTGGGAAGTCTCCGATGACGGCAAGACCTACACCTTCCATCTGCGCGAAGGGGTCAAGTTCCACACCACCGACTACTTCAAGCCCTCCCGCCCCTTCAACGCCGACGACGTGCTGTTCACCTTCAACCGCATGCTCGACAAGAACCACCCGTTCCGCCAGGCCTACCCCACCGAGTTCCCGTACTTCACCGACATGGGCATGGACAAGAACATCGCCAAGGTGGAGAAGCTCGACGAACACACGGTCAGGTTCACCCTCAATGAAGTCGACGCCGCGTTCATCCAGAACCTGGCCATGAGCTTCGCCTCGATCCAGTCCGCCGAATACGCCGACCAGTTGCTCAAGGATGGCAAGGCCGCCGACATCAACCAGAAGCCGATCGGCACCGGCCCGTTCGTGTTCAGCAAGTACCAGAAGGACGCGCAGATTCGTTTCAAGGGCAACAAGGACTACTGGCAACCCGATGACGTGAAGATCGACAACCTGATCTTCGCCATCACCACCGACGCCTCGGTGCGCATGCAGAAGCTGAAGAAGAACGAGTGCCAGGTCACCCTGTTCCCGCGTCCGGCCGATATCGAACCGCTGAAGAAAGACCCCAAACTGAAAATGCCTGACCAGGCCGGCTTCAATCTCGGCTACATCGCCTACAACGTGATGGACAAGGTCAAGGGCAGTAACGAGGCCAACCCGCTGGCCCAGCTGAAAGTGCGCCAGGCGCTGGACATGGCCGTGGACAAGAAAAAGATCATCGAGTCGGTCTACCAGGGCGCCGGCCAGTTGGCCGTCAACGCCATGCCGCCAACCCAGTGGTCCTATGACGACAGCATCAAGGACGCGCCATTCGACCCGGAAAAGGCCAGGCAGCTGCTCAAGGAAGCCGGCATCAAGGAAGGTACCGAAATCACCCTGTGGGCGATGCCCGTGCAACGCCCGTACAACCCCAATGCCAAGCTGATGGCCGAGATGCTGCAATCCGACTGGGCCAAGGTCGGCATCAAGGCGAAGATCGTCAGCTACGAATGGGGTGAATACATCAAACGCTCCAAGGGTGGCGAACAGGGCGCCATGCTGATTGGCTGGAGTGGTGACAACGGTGACCCGGACAACTGGCTGGGCACCCTGTACGGCTGCGATGCCATGAACGGCAACAACTTCTCCAAGTGGTGCTACAAGCCCTACGACGACCTGATCAAGCAAGCCAAGGCTACCCCGGACCAGGCCAAGCGCACCGAGCTGTACCAGCAGGCACAGCACATCCTCAAGGAGCAGGTGCCGATCACCCCGATCGCCCACTCCACGGTGTATCAGCCCATGAGCGCCAAGGTGAAGGATTTCAAGATCAGCCCGTTCGGCCTGAACTCCTTCTACGGCGTCAGCGTGGACAAATAG
- a CDS encoding SIMPL domain-containing protein (The SIMPL domain is named for its presence in mouse protein SIMPL (signalling molecule that associates with mouse pelle-like kinase). Bacterial member BP26, from Brucella, was shown to assemble into a channel-like structure, while YggE from E. coli has been associated with resistance to oxidative stress.), protein MQIPRRGTALILSCGLLASLPALAADEPRYNQVSLRAEVSKEVPRDLMVVTLYSEAQNTDPGKLAKQITETMNKAVQQSRQVKDVKISQGSRNSYPVYDSKGQKISGWRERAELRLESANFPALSQLTADLLQELKMGGMDFSIAPATRKASEDALLKDAVDAFKARAQLATEALGGKGYKVVSLNLNSSGYPRPYLRSAPMAMKAMGADEAAPAPDIEAGTSEVSMNADGLIEVQMP, encoded by the coding sequence ATGCAAATCCCACGTCGCGGCACCGCCCTGATCCTGTCCTGCGGCCTGCTCGCCAGCCTGCCGGCGCTGGCGGCCGATGAGCCACGTTACAACCAGGTCTCGCTGCGTGCCGAAGTCAGCAAGGAAGTGCCACGCGACCTGATGGTCGTGACCCTGTACAGCGAAGCGCAGAACACCGACCCGGGCAAGCTCGCCAAGCAGATCACCGAAACCATGAACAAGGCCGTGCAGCAGTCGCGCCAGGTCAAGGACGTGAAAATCAGCCAGGGCAGCCGCAACAGCTACCCGGTGTATGACAGCAAGGGCCAGAAAATTTCCGGCTGGCGCGAACGCGCCGAACTGCGCCTGGAAAGTGCCAACTTCCCTGCCCTGTCGCAGCTGACTGCCGACCTGCTGCAAGAGCTGAAGATGGGTGGCATGGACTTCTCCATCGCCCCGGCCACGCGCAAGGCCAGCGAGGATGCACTGCTCAAGGATGCAGTGGATGCGTTCAAGGCGCGCGCGCAACTGGCTACCGAGGCGCTGGGTGGCAAGGGTTACAAGGTGGTCAGCCTGAACCTCAACAGCAGCGGCTACCCACGCCCGTACCTGCGCAGTGCGCCGATGGCGATGAAGGCCATGGGGGCTGATGAAGCAGCGCCGGCGCCGGATATCGAGGCCGGGACCAGCGAAGTGAGCATGAATGCCGATGGCTTGATTGAAGTGCAGATGCCTTGA
- a CDS encoding calcium/sodium antiporter, giving the protein MGIALLLLVGGAELLVRAALRLAQRLHVRPLIIGLSLVAFGSTAPQMTVSLQAAYQGAPDVAVGSVIGSNIFNVLVILGLAALIIPLRVSRQLVRLDIPLMIVASGLVYALSANGHLGRVEGVLLLIGLVGYLAILWHQSRHYARTYPAPTAVTNGAGRFWSGTLLQVLAGLGLLSLAGHLLLEAAVELATDLGLSERIIGLTVVAICTSLPELAAALIAALRGEREIAVGTVIGSNLFNLLAVLGLTAVVTPEPLSISPNALAFDLPVMLGVAALSLPVFYSGYRITRAEGLVFLCLYLAYGLHVAAFTMGMPLAGRLERLMLFYVLPVLAMVLLYTTVRAWRRQH; this is encoded by the coding sequence CTGGGTATCGCCCTGCTGTTGCTGGTCGGGGGTGCCGAACTGCTGGTGCGCGCAGCCCTGCGCCTGGCCCAGCGCCTGCACGTACGCCCGCTGATCATTGGCCTGAGCCTGGTGGCTTTCGGCAGCACTGCGCCACAAATGACCGTAAGTCTGCAGGCCGCTTACCAAGGCGCGCCGGATGTAGCGGTAGGCAGCGTAATCGGCAGCAATATCTTCAACGTACTGGTCATTCTCGGCCTGGCCGCATTGATCATCCCGCTGCGCGTGTCGCGGCAACTGGTGCGCCTGGACATTCCGCTGATGATCGTCGCCAGCGGCCTGGTCTATGCGTTATCCGCCAATGGCCACCTGGGGCGGGTCGAAGGGGTGTTGCTGCTAATCGGCCTGGTCGGCTATCTGGCGATACTCTGGCACCAGTCGCGCCACTATGCACGCACCTACCCCGCGCCGACCGCCGTCACAAACGGCGCCGGGCGCTTCTGGTCGGGCACCCTGCTGCAGGTGCTGGCCGGCCTGGGCCTGCTGAGCCTGGCGGGCCATTTGTTGCTGGAGGCCGCCGTAGAGTTGGCCACCGACCTGGGTCTGTCCGAGCGCATCATCGGCCTGACCGTCGTTGCCATCTGCACCTCCCTGCCGGAACTGGCCGCCGCGCTGATCGCCGCCCTGCGGGGTGAACGGGAAATCGCCGTAGGCACAGTGATCGGCAGCAACCTGTTCAACCTGCTTGCCGTGCTGGGCCTGACCGCAGTGGTCACTCCCGAACCGCTGTCGATCTCGCCCAACGCCCTGGCCTTCGACCTGCCGGTGATGCTCGGTGTTGCCGCGCTGAGCCTGCCGGTGTTTTATTCCGGCTATCGCATCACCCGCGCCGAAGGCCTGGTGTTCCTCTGCCTGTACCTGGCCTATGGGCTGCACGTGGCGGCGTTTACCATGGGCATGCCACTGGCCGGCCGCCTGGAGCGGTTGATGCTGTTCTATGTACTGCCGGTGCTCGCCATGGTGTTGCTGTACACCACAGTGCGCGCCTGGCGCCGCCAACACTAA
- a CDS encoding amino acid permease has protein sequence MQDQSTPERLQRGLKNRHIQLIALGGAIGTGLFLGIAQTIQLAGPSVLLGYAIAGLMAFLIMRQLGEMVVEEPVAGSFSHFAHQYWSEFAGFVSGWNYWVVYVLVGMAELTAVGIYVQYWWPGFPTWATAAIFFVVINLINLTQVKVYGEMEFWFALVKVVAIVSMIGFGAWLLASGNGGPDASVANLWQYGGFFPNGVTGLVMALAVIMFSFGGLELVGITAAEADNPRQSIPKATNQVVYRILIFYIGALAVLLSLYPWQKVVQGGSPFVMIFHELDSDLVATILNIVVLTAALSVYNSCVYANSRMLFGLASQGDAPRQLLKVSRSGVPLTALGVSAFATGLCVLINYLMPGEAFGLLMALAVSALVINWASISITHLKFRKAKLAAGITPFYKSWGHPVTNYLCLAFIVLILVVMYLTPPIRISVMLIPGWILVLWVAFKMKKARQAK, from the coding sequence ATGCAAGACCAGAGCACGCCCGAGCGGTTACAGCGCGGGCTGAAGAATCGCCATATCCAGCTGATCGCGCTGGGCGGGGCCATTGGTACCGGGTTGTTCCTGGGCATCGCCCAGACCATCCAGCTGGCCGGCCCCTCCGTGCTGCTGGGCTATGCCATTGCCGGCCTGATGGCCTTCCTGATCATGCGCCAGCTAGGCGAAATGGTGGTGGAAGAGCCGGTGGCCGGCAGCTTCAGCCACTTCGCCCACCAATACTGGAGCGAGTTCGCTGGCTTCGTCTCGGGCTGGAACTACTGGGTGGTGTACGTGCTGGTCGGCATGGCCGAGCTGACGGCGGTGGGTATCTATGTGCAGTACTGGTGGCCCGGTTTCCCCACCTGGGCCACGGCGGCGATCTTCTTCGTGGTGATCAACCTGATCAACCTGACCCAGGTGAAGGTCTACGGCGAGATGGAGTTCTGGTTCGCCCTGGTCAAGGTGGTGGCCATCGTCAGCATGATCGGCTTCGGCGCCTGGTTGCTGGCAAGCGGCAATGGCGGCCCGGACGCCAGCGTGGCCAACCTCTGGCAGTATGGCGGCTTCTTCCCCAACGGCGTCACCGGCCTGGTGATGGCATTGGCAGTGATCATGTTCTCGTTCGGCGGCCTGGAGCTGGTGGGTATAACCGCCGCCGAGGCTGACAACCCGCGCCAGAGCATCCCCAAAGCCACCAACCAGGTGGTGTACCGCATCCTCATCTTCTACATTGGTGCCCTGGCAGTGCTGCTGTCGCTGTACCCGTGGCAGAAGGTGGTGCAGGGTGGCAGCCCGTTCGTGATGATCTTCCACGAACTGGACAGTGACCTGGTGGCGACCATCCTCAATATCGTGGTGCTTACGGCCGCACTGTCGGTGTACAACAGCTGCGTGTACGCCAACAGCCGCATGCTGTTCGGCCTGGCCAGCCAGGGCGACGCACCGCGTCAGTTGCTGAAGGTAAGCCGTAGCGGCGTACCGCTGACCGCCCTGGGCGTGTCGGCTTTCGCCACCGGGCTGTGCGTGCTGATCAACTACCTGATGCCGGGTGAGGCCTTTGGTTTGCTGATGGCCCTGGCGGTATCGGCGCTGGTGATCAACTGGGCGAGCATCAGCATTACCCACCTGAAGTTCCGCAAGGCCAAGCTGGCCGCCGGGATTACCCCGTTCTACAAGAGCTGGGGGCACCCGGTCACCAACTACCTGTGCCTGGCGTTCATCGTGCTGATCCTGGTGGTGATGTACCTGACCCCGCCGATTCGCATCTCGGTGATGCTGATTCCTGGGTGGATCCTGGTGCTGTGGGTGGCCTTCAAGATGAAGAAGGCTCGCCAGGCCAAATAG
- a CDS encoding carboxymuconolactone decarboxylase family protein yields MADNQKTGEQIRRQVMGDAFVDRALGNATDFTQPLQDFVNEHAWGSVWARDGLPLKTRSLITLATLTALKCPQELKGHVRGALNNGCTVEEIREALLHCAVYAGVPAAIDAFRAAQEVIDSYQG; encoded by the coding sequence ATGGCTGATAACCAGAAGACCGGCGAACAGATTCGACGTCAGGTAATGGGCGATGCGTTCGTCGACCGCGCTTTGGGCAACGCCACCGACTTTACCCAGCCACTGCAGGACTTCGTCAACGAACATGCCTGGGGCAGCGTGTGGGCCCGCGACGGGCTACCGTTGAAAACCCGCAGCCTGATTACCCTGGCCACGCTGACGGCACTCAAGTGCCCGCAGGAACTCAAGGGGCATGTGCGCGGGGCATTGAACAATGGCTGTACAGTGGAAGAGATTCGCGAAGCGCTGCTGCATTGCGCGGTGTATGCGGGGGTGCCGGCGGCGATTGATGCCTTCAGGGCAGCCCAGGAAGTGATCGACAGCTATCAAGGCTGA
- a CDS encoding septal ring lytic transglycosylase RlpA family protein codes for MLKRSLSTLALFTLLAGCASQDVDPDGYDKTGTASYYGARHHGKRTASGEPFNQHGLTAAHRSLPFGTRVRVTNLANQRSVVVRINDRGPHTRGRLIDLSRAAAEKIGMIRSGTARVRVQGLSD; via the coding sequence TTGCTAAAACGATCCCTGAGCACCCTCGCCCTCTTCACCCTGCTGGCCGGCTGCGCCAGCCAGGACGTCGACCCCGACGGCTACGACAAGACCGGCACTGCTTCCTATTACGGCGCTCGCCACCACGGCAAACGCACCGCCAGCGGCGAACCGTTCAACCAGCATGGCCTAACCGCCGCTCACCGCAGCCTGCCCTTCGGTACCCGGGTTCGGGTGACCAACCTGGCCAACCAGCGCAGCGTAGTGGTGCGCATCAACGACCGTGGCCCACATACCCGCGGCCGCCTGATCGACCTGTCACGTGCCGCCGCAGAAAAAATCGGCATGATCCGTAGCGGAACCGCGCGCGTGCGAGTACAAGGGCTTAGCGACTGA
- a CDS encoding AEC family transporter yields MLALLIQTLNITAPVFAMLFMGVLLKRIRLIDDNFNRVASQLVFNVCMPALLFLGIYHADLATAVKPGVLLYFIVATLVGFAIAWGLAIWRSPAADRGIYTQGAFRGNNGVIGLALAASLYGDYGISLGAVLAGLVILLYNSLSAVVLAVYSPDLKSDPWSICKSIFSNPLIISVLVATPMAYGQVPLPNWLLTSGDYLAQMTLPLALICIGGTLSMAALRDSGRLAIDASLAKMVWLPLLGTLGAWLCGFRGAELGILFLYIGSPTAAASYVMARAAKGNHELAASIIVITTLMAAITTNIGIFILQWGGWI; encoded by the coding sequence ATGCTCGCCCTTCTTATCCAGACACTGAACATCACGGCACCGGTCTTCGCCATGCTGTTCATGGGCGTGCTGCTCAAACGTATCCGCCTGATCGACGACAATTTCAACCGCGTTGCCTCACAGCTGGTGTTCAACGTGTGCATGCCGGCGCTGTTGTTCCTCGGCATCTACCACGCTGACCTGGCCACGGCGGTCAAGCCCGGGGTCCTCCTCTATTTCATCGTCGCCACCCTGGTCGGTTTCGCCATTGCCTGGGGCCTGGCCATCTGGCGCAGCCCGGCGGCCGACCGGGGCATCTATACCCAGGGAGCATTTCGCGGCAACAACGGCGTAATCGGCCTGGCCCTGGCTGCCAGCCTGTACGGCGACTACGGTATTTCCCTGGGGGCGGTGCTCGCCGGTCTGGTCATCCTCCTGTACAACTCGCTGTCGGCGGTTGTGCTGGCGGTTTACAGCCCGGACCTGAAGTCCGACCCGTGGAGCATCTGCAAGAGCATTTTCAGCAACCCGCTGATCATCAGTGTACTGGTGGCCACGCCCATGGCCTACGGCCAGGTGCCGCTGCCCAACTGGCTGCTGACCTCGGGCGACTACCTGGCGCAGATGACCCTGCCACTGGCGCTGATCTGCATCGGCGGCACGCTGTCGATGGCGGCGCTGCGCGACAGTGGCCGGCTGGCCATCGACGCCAGCCTGGCGAAGATGGTCTGGCTACCGCTGCTCGGTACCCTCGGCGCCTGGCTATGCGGCTTCCGTGGGGCCGAGCTGGGCATCCTGTTCCTGTATATCGGCAGCCCGACCGCAGCGGCCAGCTACGTCATGGCGCGGGCGGCCAAGGGTAACCATGAGCTGGCGGCGTCGATCATCGTGATTACCACGCTAATGGCGGCGATCACCACCAACATTGGTATTTTCATCTTGCAGTGGGGCGGATGGATCTAG
- the gatB gene encoding Asp-tRNA(Asn)/Glu-tRNA(Gln) amidotransferase subunit GatB: MQWEVVIGLEIHTQLATQSKIFSGSATTFGSEPNTQASLVDLGMPGVLPVLNQEAVRMACMFGLAIDAEIGKRNVFARKNYFYPDLPKGYQISQMDLPIVGKGHLDIALEDGTIKRIGVTRAHLEEDAGKSLHEDFSGSTGIDLNRAGTPLLEIVSEPDMRSAKEAVAYVKAIHALVRYLGICDGNMAEGSLRCDCNVSIRPKGQAEFGTRCEIKNVNSFRFIERAINSEIQRQIDLIEDGGKVVQETRLYDPNKDETRSMRSKEEANDYRYFPDPDLLPVVIEDSFLETVRAGLPELPTQKVERFQSQYGLSAYDANVLASSREQADYFEEVVKIGGDAKLAANWVMVELGSLLNKLGIEIDQAPVSAAHLGGMLLRIRDNTISGKIAKTVFEAMAAGEGDADSIIESKGLKQVTDTGAIDKMLDEVLAANAEQVEQYRAADEAKRGKMFGFFVGQAMKASKGKANPGQVNQLLKAKLEG, from the coding sequence ATGCAATGGGAAGTTGTGATCGGGCTGGAAATCCACACTCAGCTCGCCACCCAGTCGAAGATCTTCTCCGGCAGCGCCACCACCTTCGGCTCCGAGCCGAACACCCAGGCCAGCCTGGTTGACCTGGGCATGCCCGGCGTACTGCCGGTACTGAACCAGGAAGCCGTACGCATGGCGTGCATGTTCGGCCTGGCCATCGATGCCGAGATCGGCAAGCGCAACGTGTTCGCGCGCAAGAACTACTTCTACCCGGACCTGCCCAAGGGCTACCAGATCAGCCAGATGGACCTGCCGATCGTCGGCAAGGGCCACCTGGACATCGCCCTGGAAGACGGCACCATCAAGCGCATCGGGGTTACCCGCGCACACCTGGAAGAGGACGCCGGCAAAAGCCTGCACGAAGACTTCAGCGGCTCCACCGGCATCGACCTGAACCGTGCCGGCACCCCGCTGCTGGAAATCGTCTCCGAGCCTGACATGCGCAGCGCCAAGGAAGCCGTGGCCTACGTCAAGGCGATCCACGCGCTGGTGCGTTATCTGGGCATCTGCGACGGCAACATGGCCGAAGGCTCGCTGCGTTGCGACTGCAACGTGTCGATCCGCCCGAAAGGCCAGGCCGAGTTCGGCACCCGCTGCGAGATCAAGAACGTCAACTCGTTCCGCTTCATCGAGCGCGCGATCAACAGCGAGATCCAGCGCCAGATCGACCTGATCGAGGACGGCGGCAAGGTGGTACAGGAAACCCGCCTGTACGACCCGAACAAGGACGAGACCCGCTCCATGCGCAGCAAGGAGGAAGCCAACGACTACCGTTACTTCCCCGACCCCGACCTGCTGCCGGTGGTGATCGAGGACAGCTTCCTCGAAACCGTCCGCGCCGGCTTGCCGGAACTGCCGACGCAGAAGGTCGAGCGCTTCCAGAGCCAGTACGGTCTGTCGGCCTACGACGCCAACGTGCTGGCCTCCAGCCGCGAACAGGCAGACTACTTCGAGGAAGTGGTGAAGATCGGTGGCGACGCCAAACTCGCCGCCAACTGGGTCATGGTCGAACTGGGCAGCCTGCTGAACAAGCTGGGCATCGAGATCGACCAGGCACCGGTCAGCGCCGCTCACCTGGGCGGAATGCTGCTGCGTATCCGCGACAACACCATCAGCGGCAAGATCGCCAAGACTGTGTTCGAGGCCATGGCTGCCGGTGAAGGCGATGCCGACAGCATCATCGAAAGCAAGGGCCTGAAGCAGGTCACCGATACTGGTGCGATCGACAAGATGCTCGACGAAGTGCTGGCGGCCAACGCCGAGCAGGTCGAACAGTACCGCGCAGCCGACGAGGCCAAGCGCGGCAAGATGTTCGGCTTCTTCGTCGGCCAGGCGATGAAAGCCTCCAAAGGCAAGGCCAACCCGGGGCAAGTGAACCAATTGCTCAAGGCCAAGCTCGAAGGGTGA
- a CDS encoding response regulator transcription factor has product MSEENQVEGEELPHLLLVDDDATFTRVMARAMSRRGFRVSTASSAEEGLILAQQDLPDYATLDLKMDGDSGLVLLPKLLELDPEMRVVILTGYSSIATAVEAVKRGACNYLCKPADADDVLAALLSEHTDLDTLVPENPMSVDRLQWEHIQRVLNEHEGNISATARALGMHRRTLQRKLQKRPVRR; this is encoded by the coding sequence ATGAGCGAAGAAAACCAGGTCGAAGGCGAAGAGCTGCCGCACCTGCTGCTGGTGGATGACGATGCCACCTTCACCCGGGTCATGGCCCGGGCCATGAGCCGCCGCGGTTTCCGCGTCAGCACTGCCAGCTCTGCCGAGGAAGGGTTGATCCTGGCCCAGCAGGACCTGCCGGACTACGCCACGCTGGACCTGAAGATGGACGGCGACTCCGGGCTGGTGCTATTGCCCAAGCTGCTGGAGCTGGACCCGGAAATGCGCGTGGTGATCCTGACCGGCTACTCCAGCATCGCCACCGCGGTGGAGGCAGTCAAGCGCGGTGCCTGCAACTACCTGTGCAAACCGGCCGATGCCGACGATGTGCTGGCGGCCTTGCTGTCGGAGCACACCGACCTGGATACCCTGGTGCCGGAAAACCCGATGTCGGTCGACCGCCTGCAGTGGGAGCACATCCAGCGCGTGCTGAACGAGCACGAGGGCAACATCTCGGCCACTGCGCGGGCGCTGGGCATGCACCGGCGGACCTTGCAGCGCAAACTGCAGAAGCGCCCGGTTCGGCGCTGA
- a CDS encoding ATP-binding protein → MLAAVQPLSATRQNLWRLTVIRVLVLAAQAGSVGVAYWTELLPLPWLSLAGTLALSSLLCAFTALRLRLSLPVTELEYALQLACDLLIHSALLYYSGGSTNPFVSYYLVPLAIAAVTLPWLYSLILSGIALTAYSLLLVQFYPLEGLPMARDKMQVYGMWLSIALAAAVITFFAARMAEELRRQEQLRSERREESLRDEQLLAVATQAAGAAHELGTPLATMSVLLNEMRQDHADPLLQEDLQILQDQVKLCKETLQQLVRAAEANRRLAVVEQDVTAWLDDALNRWHLMRPEASYRFQRLRDGQVPRLTPPPDLTQALLNLLNNAADACPDDLEVRLDWDTHDIVISIRDHGPGVPPAIAEAIGKPFITTKGKGFGLGLFLSKASVTRAGGSVKLYSHEQGGTLTELRLPYGKRGDE, encoded by the coding sequence ATGCTCGCCGCCGTACAACCGCTGTCCGCTACCCGCCAGAACCTCTGGCGCCTGACCGTCATTCGGGTCCTGGTCCTGGCTGCCCAGGCCGGCTCCGTGGGTGTCGCCTACTGGACCGAACTGCTGCCCTTGCCCTGGTTGTCGCTGGCCGGCACCTTGGCCTTGTCTTCACTGCTGTGTGCCTTCACCGCCCTGCGCCTGCGCCTGTCGTTGCCGGTTACCGAGCTGGAGTATGCCCTGCAACTGGCCTGCGACCTGCTGATTCACAGTGCCTTGCTGTATTACTCCGGCGGCTCGACCAACCCGTTCGTGTCGTATTACCTGGTGCCGCTGGCGATTGCCGCAGTCACCTTGCCATGGCTGTATTCGCTGATCCTTTCCGGTATTGCCCTGACCGCCTACAGCCTGTTGCTGGTGCAGTTCTACCCGCTCGAAGGCCTGCCGATGGCGCGGGACAAGATGCAGGTCTATGGCATGTGGTTGAGCATTGCCCTGGCTGCCGCGGTGATCACCTTCTTTGCCGCGCGCATGGCCGAAGAGCTGCGCCGCCAGGAGCAGCTGCGTTCCGAGCGGCGGGAAGAGAGCCTGCGCGACGAGCAGCTGCTGGCCGTGGCCACCCAGGCAGCCGGCGCCGCCCATGAGCTGGGCACGCCGTTGGCGACCATGAGCGTGCTGCTGAACGAAATGCGCCAGGACCACGCCGACCCGCTGCTGCAGGAAGACCTGCAGATCCTTCAGGACCAGGTGAAGCTGTGCAAGGAAACCCTGCAACAGCTGGTCCGTGCCGCCGAAGCCAACCGCCGGCTGGCCGTGGTGGAGCAGGACGTGACGGCCTGGCTGGACGACGCGCTCAACCGCTGGCACCTGATGCGCCCGGAAGCCAGCTACCGCTTCCAGCGCCTGCGCGACGGCCAGGTGCCGCGGCTGACCCCGCCACCGGACCTGACCCAGGCACTGCTGAACCTGTTGAACAATGCCGCCGATGCCTGCCCCGATGACCTTGAAGTGCGTCTGGACTGGGACACCCATGACATTGTCATCAGCATCCGTGACCATGGCCCCGGCGTGCCGCCGGCCATCGCCGAAGCGATCGGCAAACCTTTCATTACCACCAAAGGCAAAGGCTTCGGCCTGGGCCTGTTCTTGAGCAAGGCCAGCGTGACCCGTGCGGGCGGTTCGGTGAAACTCTATAGTCATGAACAGGGTGGCACCCTGACCGAACTGCGCCTGCCCTATGGCAAGCGAGGAGATGAATGA